In a single window of the Cucumis melo cultivar AY chromosome 11, USDA_Cmelo_AY_1.0, whole genome shotgun sequence genome:
- the LOC103497699 gene encoding pentatricopeptide repeat-containing protein At2g46050, mitochondrial isoform X1: protein MNFSPTLRFEMLIWTSTHFGRSRLVHSFSFNVLKATAPVNSIPRDTLLHSVVVKLGLANELSVQNKLLKVYVKCRDLDSARSLFDEMPRRNVVSWNTVICGLVDGGYGGEFKTRQRLIFLYFKKMLMGLVDPDGITFNGLFRSCVVLNDVESGRQLHSFVMKIGFDLDCFVGSALVDFYAKCGLYEDARLAFSCTLYKDLVLWNVMLYCYVFNSLSREAIEGFRLMQLEGFKGDEFTFSSLLSSCKYKGSGELGKQLHGLLIKQSFDLDILVASSLIDVYAKNDNLYDARKVFDEMPTRNSVSWTTMIVGYGQQEYGKEAVKLFRRMFGKDYCLDELTFASVLSSCGFTSGASELMQVHSCLIKLGFEAFLSINNGLIYAYSKCGIVAAALQCFRLIAEPDLVTWTSIICGLAFCGLEKDAVKLFDKMLSYGIRPDKIAFLGVLSACSHGGFVSMGLHYFNLMTNQYQLVPDPEHLTCLIDLLGRAGSLDQAFDLLKSMRKEAGPDALTAFIRACRTHGNLKLAKRAMEFISEPDEPVNYSLVSNMYASEGRWSDVARMHKLINDRCEQKTPGLSWVEIAGYNHLFKSGDRSHPQSSDLYAMLGLLLNTMKEDYKSTAF from the coding sequence ATGAACTTCTCCCCAACTCTCAGATTCGAAATGCTGATTTGGACGTCGACCCACTTTGGTCGTTCTCGTTTGGTCCATTCATTTTCCTTCAACGTCCTGAAAGCCACCGCCCCGGTGAATTCCATTCCCCGAGATACCCTATTGCACAGCGTCGTTGTAAAGTTGGGATTGGCTAATGAACTGTCTGTACAGAACAAGCTATTGAAAGTTTATGTTAAGTGCAGGGATTTGGATAGTGCACGGAGcctgtttgatgaaatgcctaGGAGAAATGTTGTGTCGTGGAATACGGTGATATGTGGGCTTGTCGATGGCGGGTATGGAGGTGAGTTTAAAACGAGGCAGCGcttgatttttttatattttaagaaGATGTTGATGGGTTTGGTGGACCCAGATGGCATCACGTTTAATGGGTTGTTTCGATCTTGTGTTGTGTTGAATGATGTTGAAAGTGGCAGGCAATTGCATAGTTTTGTTATGAAAATTGGGTTTGATTTGGATTGTTTTGTGGGGAGTGCATTGGTTGATTTTTATGCGAAATGTGGGTTATATGAAGATGCGAGATTAGCGTTTAGCTGTACTCTGTACAAGGATCTGGTCTTGTGGAATGTGATGTTGTACTGTTATGTGTTTAATTCTTTGAGCCGAGAAGCGATTGAAGGCTTTCGTTTGATGCAGTTGGAAGGCTTTAAAGGTGATGAATTTACATTCAGCAGCCTGCTAAGCTCGTGCAAGTATAAAGGATCAGGAGAATTGGGTAAGCAACTCCATGGTCTTCTTATAAAACAGTCATTTGATTTAGATATTCTTGTGGCAAGTTCACTTATCGATGTGTATGCTAAAAACGATAATTTATATGATGCTCGCAAGGTTTTTGACGAAATGCCAACTAGAAATTCTGTGTCTTGGACCACTATGATTGTGGGGTATGGACAGCAAGAATATGGAAAAGAGGCAGTGAAACTGTTCAGGAGAATGTTTGGGAAAGATTATTGCTTGGATGAGTTAACTTTTGCTAGTGTGCTGAGTTCGTGTGGCTTTACGTCTGGGGCCTCTGAACTGATGCAAGTTCATTCCTGCTTGATAAAACTCGGTTTTGAAGCATTTTTGTCTATTAACAATGGTTTGATATATGCATACTCGAAGTGTGGTATCGTTGCCGCAGCATTACAATGCTTTAGATTAATTGCAGAACCAGATTTGGTAACATGGACATCAATTATATGTGGACTTGCATTTTGTGGCCTTGAGAAAGATGCTGTTAAGTTATTTGATAAGATGTTATCATATGGCATTAGACCAGATAAAATTGCATTCCTTGGAGTTCTCTCTGCCTGTAGCCATGGGGGATTTGTAAGCATGGGGCTTCACTACTTCAATTTAATGACAAACCAATACCAACTTGTTCCTGATCCAGAGCATTTAACATGCTTGATCGACCTTCTTGGTAGAGCGGGTAGTCTAGACCAGGCTTTTGATCTTTTGAAATCAATGCGAAAGGAAGCTGGACCAGATGCTTTAACGGCTTTCATTCGAGCATGTAGAACTCATGGGAACTTGAAATTGGCAAAACGGGCTATGGAGTTCATATCAGAGCCAGATGAACCAGTGAACTATTCTCTAGTGTCGAATATGTATGCTTCTGAAGGAAGATGGTCAGATGTGGCAAGAATGCACAAACTGATTAACGATCGTTGTGAACAGAAAACCCCAGGCCTCAGTTGGGTAGAAATTGCTGGTTATAACCACTTGTTTAAATCAGGTGACAGATCCCATCCACAGTCTTCAGATCTCTATGCCATGCTAGGATTATTACTAAACACTATGAAGGAGGATTACAAGTCCACAGCCTTTTAG
- the LOC103497699 gene encoding pentatricopeptide repeat-containing protein At2g46050, mitochondrial isoform X3 → MAGMELEGFKGDEFTFSSLLSSCKYKGSGELGKQLHGLLIKQSFDLDILVASSLIDVYAKNDNLYDARKVFDEMPTRNSVSWTTMIVGYGQQEYGKEAVKLFRRMFGKDYCLDELTFASVLSSCGFTSGASELMQVHSCLIKLGFEAFLSINNGLIYAYSKCGIVAAALQCFRLIAEPDLVTWTSIICGLAFCGLEKDAVKLFDKMLSYGIRPDKIAFLGVLSACSHGGFVSMGLHYFNLMTNQYQLVPDPEHLTCLIDLLGRAGSLDQAFDLLKSMRKEAGPDALTAFIRACRTHGNLKLAKRAMEFISEPDEPVNYSLVSNMYASEGRWSDVARMHKLINDRCEQKTPGLSWVEIAGYNHLFKSGDRSHPQSSDLYAMLGLLLNTMKEDYKSTAF, encoded by the exons ATGGCGGGTATGGAG TTGGAAGGCTTTAAAGGTGATGAATTTACATTCAGCAGCCTGCTAAGCTCGTGCAAGTATAAAGGATCAGGAGAATTGGGTAAGCAACTCCATGGTCTTCTTATAAAACAGTCATTTGATTTAGATATTCTTGTGGCAAGTTCACTTATCGATGTGTATGCTAAAAACGATAATTTATATGATGCTCGCAAGGTTTTTGACGAAATGCCAACTAGAAATTCTGTGTCTTGGACCACTATGATTGTGGGGTATGGACAGCAAGAATATGGAAAAGAGGCAGTGAAACTGTTCAGGAGAATGTTTGGGAAAGATTATTGCTTGGATGAGTTAACTTTTGCTAGTGTGCTGAGTTCGTGTGGCTTTACGTCTGGGGCCTCTGAACTGATGCAAGTTCATTCCTGCTTGATAAAACTCGGTTTTGAAGCATTTTTGTCTATTAACAATGGTTTGATATATGCATACTCGAAGTGTGGTATCGTTGCCGCAGCATTACAATGCTTTAGATTAATTGCAGAACCAGATTTGGTAACATGGACATCAATTATATGTGGACTTGCATTTTGTGGCCTTGAGAAAGATGCTGTTAAGTTATTTGATAAGATGTTATCATATGGCATTAGACCAGATAAAATTGCATTCCTTGGAGTTCTCTCTGCCTGTAGCCATGGGGGATTTGTAAGCATGGGGCTTCACTACTTCAATTTAATGACAAACCAATACCAACTTGTTCCTGATCCAGAGCATTTAACATGCTTGATCGACCTTCTTGGTAGAGCGGGTAGTCTAGACCAGGCTTTTGATCTTTTGAAATCAATGCGAAAGGAAGCTGGACCAGATGCTTTAACGGCTTTCATTCGAGCATGTAGAACTCATGGGAACTTGAAATTGGCAAAACGGGCTATGGAGTTCATATCAGAGCCAGATGAACCAGTGAACTATTCTCTAGTGTCGAATATGTATGCTTCTGAAGGAAGATGGTCAGATGTGGCAAGAATGCACAAACTGATTAACGATCGTTGTGAACAGAAAACCCCAGGCCTCAGTTGGGTAGAAATTGCTGGTTATAACCACTTGTTTAAATCAGGTGACAGATCCCATCCACAGTCTTCAGATCTCTATGCCATGCTAGGATTATTACTAAACACTATGAAGGAGGATTACAAGTCCACAGCCTTTTAG
- the LOC103497699 gene encoding pentatricopeptide repeat-containing protein At2g46050, mitochondrial isoform X2, whose protein sequence is MNFSPTLRFEMLIWTSTHFGRSRLVHSFSFNVLKATAPVNSIPRDTLLHSVVVKLGLANELSVQNKLLKVYVKCRDLDSARSLFDEMPRRNVVSWNTVICGLVDGGYGGEFKTRQRLIFLYFKKMLMGLVDPDGITFNGLFRSCVVLNDVESGRQLHSFVMKIGFDLDCFVGSALVDFYAKCGLYEDARLAFSCTLYKDLVLWNVMLYCYVFNSLSREAIEGFRLMQLEGFKGDEFTFSSLLSSCKYKGSGELGKQLHGLLIKQSFDLDILVASSLIDVYAKNDNLYDARKVFDEMPTRNSVSWTTMIVGYGQQEYGKEAVKLFRRMFGKDYCLDELTFASVLSSCGFTSGASELMQVHSCLIKLGFEAFLSINNGLIYAYSKCGIVAAALQCFRLIAEPDLVTWTSIICGLAFCGLEKDAVKLFDKMLSYGIRPDKIAFLGVLSACSHGGFVSMGLHYFNLMTNQYQLVPDPEHLTCLIDLLGRAGSLDQAFDLLKSMRKEAGPDALTAFIRACRTHGNLKLAKRAMEFISEPDEPVNYSLVSNMYASEGRWSDVARMHKLINDRCEQKTPGLSWVEIAGYNHLFKSGWTQIKIHFKVQHLTGHM, encoded by the exons ATGAACTTCTCCCCAACTCTCAGATTCGAAATGCTGATTTGGACGTCGACCCACTTTGGTCGTTCTCGTTTGGTCCATTCATTTTCCTTCAACGTCCTGAAAGCCACCGCCCCGGTGAATTCCATTCCCCGAGATACCCTATTGCACAGCGTCGTTGTAAAGTTGGGATTGGCTAATGAACTGTCTGTACAGAACAAGCTATTGAAAGTTTATGTTAAGTGCAGGGATTTGGATAGTGCACGGAGcctgtttgatgaaatgcctaGGAGAAATGTTGTGTCGTGGAATACGGTGATATGTGGGCTTGTCGATGGCGGGTATGGAGGTGAGTTTAAAACGAGGCAGCGcttgatttttttatattttaagaaGATGTTGATGGGTTTGGTGGACCCAGATGGCATCACGTTTAATGGGTTGTTTCGATCTTGTGTTGTGTTGAATGATGTTGAAAGTGGCAGGCAATTGCATAGTTTTGTTATGAAAATTGGGTTTGATTTGGATTGTTTTGTGGGGAGTGCATTGGTTGATTTTTATGCGAAATGTGGGTTATATGAAGATGCGAGATTAGCGTTTAGCTGTACTCTGTACAAGGATCTGGTCTTGTGGAATGTGATGTTGTACTGTTATGTGTTTAATTCTTTGAGCCGAGAAGCGATTGAAGGCTTTCGTTTGATGCAGTTGGAAGGCTTTAAAGGTGATGAATTTACATTCAGCAGCCTGCTAAGCTCGTGCAAGTATAAAGGATCAGGAGAATTGGGTAAGCAACTCCATGGTCTTCTTATAAAACAGTCATTTGATTTAGATATTCTTGTGGCAAGTTCACTTATCGATGTGTATGCTAAAAACGATAATTTATATGATGCTCGCAAGGTTTTTGACGAAATGCCAACTAGAAATTCTGTGTCTTGGACCACTATGATTGTGGGGTATGGACAGCAAGAATATGGAAAAGAGGCAGTGAAACTGTTCAGGAGAATGTTTGGGAAAGATTATTGCTTGGATGAGTTAACTTTTGCTAGTGTGCTGAGTTCGTGTGGCTTTACGTCTGGGGCCTCTGAACTGATGCAAGTTCATTCCTGCTTGATAAAACTCGGTTTTGAAGCATTTTTGTCTATTAACAATGGTTTGATATATGCATACTCGAAGTGTGGTATCGTTGCCGCAGCATTACAATGCTTTAGATTAATTGCAGAACCAGATTTGGTAACATGGACATCAATTATATGTGGACTTGCATTTTGTGGCCTTGAGAAAGATGCTGTTAAGTTATTTGATAAGATGTTATCATATGGCATTAGACCAGATAAAATTGCATTCCTTGGAGTTCTCTCTGCCTGTAGCCATGGGGGATTTGTAAGCATGGGGCTTCACTACTTCAATTTAATGACAAACCAATACCAACTTGTTCCTGATCCAGAGCATTTAACATGCTTGATCGACCTTCTTGGTAGAGCGGGTAGTCTAGACCAGGCTTTTGATCTTTTGAAATCAATGCGAAAGGAAGCTGGACCAGATGCTTTAACGGCTTTCATTCGAGCATGTAGAACTCATGGGAACTTGAAATTGGCAAAACGGGCTATGGAGTTCATATCAGAGCCAGATGAACCAGTGAACTATTCTCTAGTGTCGAATATGTATGCTTCTGAAGGAAGATGGTCAGATGTGGCAAGAATGCACAAACTGATTAACGATCGTTGTGAACAGAAAACCCCAGGCCTCAGTTGGGTAGAAATTGCTGGTTATAACCACTTGTTTAAATCAG GTTGGACACAAATCAAAATCCATTTCAAGGTCCAGCACTTGACCGGCCACATGTGA